The Cellulomonas wangleii genome includes a region encoding these proteins:
- the ddaH gene encoding dimethylargininase has protein sequence MTAHAPGATPRHYLMCEPTHYTVAYEINPWMDRTRATDTDLAVRQWRTLRDTYLDLGHTVDTIEPLPGLPDMVYAANGATVVGGVVYSARFRYPERQAEGPAYEKWFADRGYLTHTAAQVNEGEGDMLVAGDMVLAGTGFRTERAAHAEAQELFGRPVISLELVDARYYHLDTALAVLSSDPADPQIAYYPPAFSPGSREVLRSLFPDAVVATDEDAAALGLNAVSDGLHVVVAPRATHLADALRERGYTPVPVDTSELLKGGGGAKCCTLEIRR, from the coding sequence ATGACCGCGCACGCGCCCGGCGCCACCCCCCGCCACTACCTGATGTGCGAGCCCACGCACTACACGGTGGCGTACGAGATCAACCCGTGGATGGACCGCACGCGGGCCACCGACACGGACCTGGCGGTGCGGCAGTGGCGCACGCTGCGTGACACGTACCTGGACCTCGGCCACACGGTCGACACCATCGAGCCGCTCCCTGGGCTCCCGGACATGGTGTACGCGGCCAACGGGGCGACCGTCGTCGGCGGCGTCGTGTACTCCGCGCGGTTCCGGTACCCCGAGCGGCAGGCCGAGGGCCCCGCGTACGAGAAGTGGTTCGCCGACCGCGGCTACCTCACCCACACCGCGGCGCAGGTCAACGAGGGCGAGGGCGACATGCTCGTCGCCGGTGACATGGTGCTGGCCGGCACCGGGTTCCGCACCGAGCGCGCCGCGCACGCCGAGGCGCAGGAGCTGTTCGGTCGCCCGGTGATCTCCCTGGAGCTGGTCGACGCGCGCTACTACCACCTGGACACCGCGCTGGCCGTGCTGTCGTCGGACCCGGCGGACCCGCAGATCGCGTACTACCCGCCGGCGTTCTCCCCCGGCTCCCGCGAGGTGCTGCGCTCGCTGTTCCCCGACGCCGTCGTCGCCACGGACGAGGACGCCGCCGCGCTGGGCCTCAACGCGGTGTCCGACGGCCTGCACGTGGTGGTGGCGCCGCGCGCCACGCACCTGGCCGACGCGCTGCGCGAGCGCGGGTACACGCCCGTGCCCGTCGACACCTCCGAGCTGCTCAAGGGCGGCGGCGGGGCCAAGTGCTGCACCCTGGAGATCCGGCGGTGA
- a CDS encoding BCCT family transporter, with protein sequence MTSPSTVGTPHPALLPGIGVEQTHRRFSVDTVVFAVAAALVAGVIVWGVANPSGLAAFAGAGFDVVTQDFGWFFSVLTVVVFGFMMWVGFGRHRAVRLGQDDEGPEFSTVSWITMLFSAGMGIGLLFYGPLEPMTFFTDLPPAFAASTEAGSNAAMHVALAQTTFHWGPIAWAYYALIGGAVAYAAYRKGRVPLMSALLEPIFGARSHGLLGKVVDVFAIVVTLFGTAVSLGIGALQIGRGVEVVGGIGALGNAALVGIIAVLAVAFILSAVSGLKRGIRALSNINMALAGALGLFVLVTGPTVLLLNLIPGALMTFVGELPTLMAQSAATAPDAQEFMSAWTTYYWAWWVSWTPFVGLFIAKISRGRTLREFVTAVIVVPSAVCLVWFTVVGGTTMWFEQTGAGISQAESGQDMLFLLLDELPFGALTSVAAVISIVIFFVTSADSASIVMASLSERGNPEPRRWTTVLWGVALATIAAVLLVGGGQVALTGLQSLMIVAALPFAVVIIFVMVAWAKDLARDPLTLRRRYAREALEQGVRAGIEEHGDDFVVGVVATEPDEGAGAWLDTDDPVLTDWYQPEGEDGQGTDDRDSDDEGSDDRKDPVLA encoded by the coding sequence GTGACCTCACCGAGCACCGTCGGGACCCCGCACCCCGCGCTCCTGCCGGGGATCGGCGTCGAGCAGACGCACCGTCGGTTCAGCGTCGACACGGTCGTGTTCGCGGTCGCCGCCGCGCTCGTCGCCGGCGTCATCGTGTGGGGCGTCGCCAACCCGTCGGGGCTCGCGGCCTTCGCGGGCGCCGGCTTCGACGTCGTCACGCAGGACTTCGGCTGGTTCTTCAGCGTGCTGACCGTGGTCGTGTTCGGCTTCATGATGTGGGTCGGGTTCGGGCGGCACCGCGCGGTGCGGCTGGGACAGGACGACGAGGGCCCGGAGTTCTCGACCGTCTCGTGGATCACCATGCTGTTCTCCGCCGGCATGGGCATCGGTCTGCTGTTCTACGGCCCGCTGGAGCCGATGACGTTCTTCACGGACCTGCCGCCGGCGTTCGCCGCGTCGACCGAGGCGGGCAGCAACGCCGCCATGCACGTGGCGCTCGCGCAGACGACGTTCCACTGGGGCCCCATCGCGTGGGCCTACTACGCGCTGATCGGCGGTGCCGTCGCGTACGCGGCGTACCGCAAGGGCCGCGTCCCGCTGATGTCGGCGCTGCTCGAGCCGATCTTCGGTGCCCGCTCCCACGGCCTGCTCGGCAAGGTCGTCGACGTCTTCGCGATCGTCGTCACGCTGTTCGGCACCGCGGTGTCCCTGGGCATCGGCGCGCTGCAGATCGGCCGCGGCGTGGAGGTCGTCGGTGGCATCGGCGCCCTGGGCAACGCGGCGCTGGTCGGCATCATCGCGGTGCTCGCCGTGGCGTTCATCCTCTCGGCCGTGTCGGGCCTCAAGCGCGGCATCCGCGCGCTGTCCAACATCAACATGGCGCTCGCCGGTGCGCTCGGCCTCTTCGTCCTGGTGACGGGGCCGACCGTCCTGCTCCTCAACCTGATCCCCGGCGCCCTCATGACGTTCGTCGGTGAGCTGCCGACGCTGATGGCCCAGTCGGCCGCGACGGCCCCCGACGCGCAGGAGTTCATGAGCGCGTGGACCACCTACTACTGGGCGTGGTGGGTGTCGTGGACGCCCTTCGTCGGGCTGTTCATCGCCAAGATCAGCCGCGGCCGCACGCTGCGCGAGTTCGTCACCGCCGTCATCGTGGTGCCCAGTGCCGTGTGCCTGGTGTGGTTCACGGTGGTCGGCGGCACCACCATGTGGTTCGAGCAGACGGGGGCCGGCATCAGCCAGGCGGAGTCCGGCCAGGACATGCTGTTCCTGCTGCTCGACGAGCTGCCGTTCGGCGCCCTGACGTCGGTGGCCGCGGTGATCTCGATCGTCATCTTCTTCGTCACCAGCGCCGACTCGGCCTCCATCGTCATGGCCAGCCTCTCGGAGCGGGGCAACCCCGAGCCGCGCCGCTGGACCACCGTCCTGTGGGGTGTCGCGCTCGCGACGATCGCCGCCGTCCTGCTGGTCGGCGGCGGGCAGGTCGCGCTGACGGGCCTGCAGAGCCTCATGATCGTCGCGGCGCTGCCGTTCGCCGTCGTCATCATCTTCGTGATGGTCGCGTGGGCCAAGGACCTGGCGCGCGACCCGCTGACCCTGCGGCGCCGGTACGCCCGCGAGGCCCTGGAGCAGGGCGTCCGCGCCGGCATCGAGGAGCACGGCGACGACTTCGTCGTGGGCGTCGTGGCCACCGAGCCCGACGAGGGCGCGGGCGCGTGGCTGGACACCGACGACCCGGTGCTGACCGACTGGTACCAGCCGGAGGGGGAGGACGGCCAGGGCACGGACGACCGGGACTCCGACGACGAGGGCTCCGACGACCGCAAGGACCCCGTGCTCGCCTGA
- a CDS encoding CAP domain-containing protein yields MSGRQENGARPDDAGARTSASARAAAAKDTSAAARTDVADAPAGGLPTQGGHAVSGPVPVVPAPGGPTSAGGRGETPTPGPAAVPTSPDRLTVVPTQPGVPTHSASVPVVPTSVDAASVVAAPTVPDHAVPDHAAPEPVAAEPAPQPRAAARPHGRRIVALLTAAGVLVSAGGVWAVQQDRAARADAHRAAQSRVEAVRVALAPELTAPRPEGLVAGTAVAGALRADAGAVGRAAVERANATLAVSAQAGDGPRGALQTAVGGAAAALDAPAVSLTTLRTTTAALAAPQQAVVDAQAAWQAAEDARIAAERAAAEAAAAQAAAARAGSRTTTAKGSSAGSTRRSTGTAPSGGTSGGAPAAAAEAPAAVGLPTAGSEASAGAVGEALNAHRAANGLGALSIVRSGARVEHAMQMAASNSIWHSGTRAGSPKARPEIVGRVSPGNATRMIAAYAGSSGHNQQMLGGYSTAYIGAVSYDGWLYTSITFG; encoded by the coding sequence ATGAGCGGACGGCAGGAGAACGGCGCGCGCCCGGACGACGCCGGAGCGCGGACGTCCGCGTCCGCGCGTGCCGCGGCGGCGAAGGACACGTCCGCCGCCGCCCGGACGGACGTCGCGGACGCGCCCGCCGGTGGGCTCCCCACCCAGGGCGGGCACGCGGTCTCCGGGCCCGTCCCGGTCGTGCCGGCGCCGGGTGGTCCGACGTCGGCAGGGGGGCGCGGCGAGACGCCCACGCCCGGGCCTGCGGCGGTGCCGACGAGCCCGGACCGCCTCACCGTCGTCCCGACGCAGCCGGGCGTGCCGACGCACTCCGCGAGCGTGCCGGTCGTGCCTACGTCCGTCGACGCCGCGTCCGTCGTCGCCGCGCCGACCGTCCCCGACCACGCCGTCCCCGACCACGCCGCCCCGGAGCCCGTCGCCGCCGAGCCCGCGCCGCAGCCGCGGGCCGCGGCGCGTCCGCACGGGCGTCGGATCGTCGCGCTGCTGACCGCCGCCGGGGTCCTCGTCTCCGCCGGCGGGGTGTGGGCCGTGCAGCAGGACCGCGCGGCGCGCGCGGACGCGCACCGCGCCGCACAGAGCCGCGTCGAGGCCGTCCGTGTCGCGCTCGCGCCGGAGCTCACAGCGCCGCGCCCGGAGGGTCTCGTCGCCGGGACCGCGGTCGCCGGGGCGCTGCGCGCCGACGCGGGCGCCGTCGGCCGTGCCGCGGTCGAGCGCGCGAACGCCACCCTGGCGGTGTCGGCGCAGGCCGGTGACGGCCCGCGGGGCGCCCTGCAGACCGCCGTCGGCGGGGCCGCCGCCGCCCTCGACGCCCCCGCCGTCTCCCTCACGACGCTGCGGACCACCACCGCCGCGCTCGCCGCGCCGCAGCAGGCCGTCGTCGACGCGCAGGCCGCGTGGCAGGCCGCCGAGGACGCCCGCATCGCCGCCGAGCGGGCCGCGGCCGAGGCCGCCGCCGCGCAGGCGGCCGCCGCCCGCGCCGGCAGCCGGACCACCACCGCCAAGGGGAGCAGCGCCGGCAGCACCCGGCGCTCGACCGGCACGGCGCCGAGCGGCGGGACGTCCGGTGGCGCCCCCGCCGCCGCGGCGGAGGCACCCGCCGCGGTCGGCCTGCCCACCGCCGGCTCGGAGGCCTCGGCCGGGGCGGTCGGCGAGGCCCTCAACGCCCACCGCGCCGCCAACGGCCTGGGTGCGCTGTCGATCGTGCGCTCCGGCGCCCGCGTCGAGCACGCGATGCAGATGGCCGCCTCGAACAGCATCTGGCACTCCGGCACCCGCGCGGGCTCGCCCAAGGCGCGCCCGGAGATCGTCGGGCGCGTCAGCCCGGGCAACGCCACGCGCATGATCGCGGCGTACGCCGGGTCCAGCGGGCACAACCAGCAGATGCTGGGCGGCTACTCAACCGCGTACATCGGCGCGGTGTCGTACGACGGCTGGCTCTACACCTCGATCACGTTCGGCTGA
- a CDS encoding AIM24 family protein, which yields MRSDIFDQSNLEVENGQRFVLQSPKMLKVTLGEPVLAAKGVMVAYQGAVQFHHKGSDSLAKFVKRAISSDDQSLMTVSGQGDVFFARYAEDVFIIQLEGDAISVGGTSLLAFDASLQWDLHRTRGAGVMTGGFFNTVVHGHGSVALTSDGKPVILDCSQQPTYVDPNAAVCWSANLAPEVVSSLNMTSMLRGGSGEAFQYKFHGPGFVVVQPSEGFAGVVQTS from the coding sequence ATGCGCAGCGACATCTTCGACCAGTCCAACCTCGAGGTGGAGAACGGGCAGCGGTTCGTCCTGCAGAGCCCCAAGATGCTCAAGGTCACGCTCGGTGAGCCCGTGCTGGCCGCCAAGGGCGTCATGGTGGCCTACCAGGGTGCCGTGCAGTTCCACCACAAGGGCTCGGACTCCCTCGCCAAGTTCGTCAAGCGGGCCATCAGCAGCGACGACCAGTCGCTCATGACCGTGTCCGGGCAGGGTGACGTGTTCTTCGCGCGCTACGCCGAGGACGTCTTCATCATCCAGCTCGAGGGTGACGCCATCAGCGTCGGCGGCACGTCGCTGCTCGCGTTCGACGCGTCCCTGCAGTGGGACCTGCACCGCACCCGCGGCGCCGGGGTGATGACCGGCGGGTTCTTCAACACGGTCGTGCACGGGCACGGCTCCGTCGCGCTGACGTCCGACGGCAAGCCCGTCATCCTCGACTGCTCGCAGCAGCCGACGTACGTCGACCCCAACGCCGCGGTGTGCTGGTCGGCCAACCTCGCGCCCGAGGTCGTGTCCAGCCTGAACATGACCTCGATGCTGCGCGGCGGGTCCGGCGAGGCGTTCCAGTACAAGTTCCACGGTCCGGGGTTCGTGGTCGTGCAGCCGTCCGAGGGCTTCGCGGGCGTCGTCCAGACGAGCTGA
- a CDS encoding SRPBCC family protein, producing the protein MTSRMHAATAVVTRALPVPADVAWRALTDARRHGRWIPMTRVLTDGPPRLGSHVVGISGPGAARGAPGLVDRMVITRYVPPGDAAGDAAGEAVFTKHGPLLRGTASIVVLPTSPTTCRVTWSEHVPLAGPLPAAWTARLTAPPLRAMLRLVLRRAAADLTTA; encoded by the coding sequence ATGACGTCCCGCATGCACGCCGCAACGGCCGTCGTGACCCGTGCGCTGCCGGTCCCGGCGGACGTCGCGTGGCGGGCGCTGACGGACGCCCGCCGGCACGGCCGGTGGATCCCGATGACGCGCGTGCTCACCGACGGACCGCCGCGCCTCGGGTCGCACGTGGTCGGCATCTCCGGACCCGGAGCGGCACGCGGCGCGCCCGGCCTGGTCGACCGGATGGTCATCACGCGGTACGTCCCGCCGGGCGACGCGGCGGGGGATGCCGCGGGCGAGGCCGTGTTCACCAAGCACGGTCCGCTGCTGCGCGGGACGGCGTCGATCGTCGTGCTCCCCACGTCGCCCACGACGTGCCGGGTGACGTGGTCGGAGCACGTCCCGCTCGCCGGCCCGCTGCCCGCGGCGTGGACGGCACGGCTGACCGCTCCCCCGCTGCGGGCGATGCTGCGGCTGGTGCTGCGGCGGGCCGCGGCGGACCTGACGACGGCCTGA
- a CDS encoding universal stress protein: MAREHEILVGVDGSSASLHALDWAAAEARTRGAGLQVVVAYSLPTFTAASLDGGYAALDDETIRAGAQAVLDEAVGRLHDPGVLVQGRVLTGDAAGVLVEESRDVELAVVGTRGRGGFADRLLGTVSSALPAHGWCPTVVVPLRGEDGHPLAEGETAPLRPVRRIVVGVDGSPPAERALRAALREAVVWDADVFAVSGVPIASMTGALAWLPSAVDHEQVLKDVAEGLDVVVDRAVAEIPGARVHRRVLDGTGAELLTEFSAATDLVVVGSRGRGGFAGLLLGSTSQAVLHHARCPVMVVTTRGDDVTRP; this comes from the coding sequence ATGGCACGCGAGCACGAGATCCTCGTGGGGGTGGACGGGTCCAGCGCCAGCCTGCACGCCCTGGACTGGGCCGCGGCGGAGGCCCGGACCCGCGGGGCCGGGCTCCAGGTGGTCGTGGCCTACTCGCTGCCGACGTTCACGGCCGCCTCCCTCGACGGCGGGTACGCCGCGCTCGACGACGAGACGATCCGCGCCGGCGCGCAGGCGGTGCTCGACGAGGCGGTCGGACGGCTGCACGACCCGGGCGTGCTGGTGCAGGGCCGCGTCCTGACGGGGGACGCCGCCGGGGTGCTGGTCGAGGAGTCGCGCGACGTCGAGCTCGCCGTCGTCGGCACGCGCGGCCGCGGCGGGTTCGCCGACCGGCTGCTCGGCACGGTCTCCTCGGCCCTGCCGGCGCACGGCTGGTGCCCCACGGTCGTCGTGCCCCTGCGCGGCGAGGACGGCCACCCGCTGGCGGAGGGCGAGACCGCGCCCCTGCGGCCCGTGCGCCGCATCGTGGTGGGGGTCGACGGATCACCCCCGGCCGAGCGCGCGCTGCGCGCCGCGCTGCGTGAGGCGGTGGTCTGGGACGCGGACGTCTTCGCGGTCTCCGGCGTCCCGATCGCCTCCATGACCGGCGCGCTGGCGTGGCTGCCCTCCGCGGTGGACCACGAGCAGGTCCTCAAGGACGTGGCCGAGGGGCTCGACGTCGTCGTCGACCGTGCGGTGGCCGAGATCCCCGGCGCGCGCGTGCACCGGCGGGTGCTCGACGGCACCGGCGCCGAGCTGCTCACCGAGTTCTCGGCGGCCACGGACCTGGTGGTCGTCGGGTCCCGCGGCCGCGGCGGCTTCGCCGGCCTTCTCCTCGGCTCCACGAGCCAGGCGGTCCTGCACCACGCCCGCTGCCCCGTCATGGTCGTCACCACCCGCGGCGACGACGTCACCCGCCCCTGA
- a CDS encoding OsmC family protein, whose protein sequence is MTTDQDARDLAGDPAPAGSGTAPGDPSDVPAVSGAQDPLANADDTALWLERTGTRQYVGRSSRGGEVRIGSLGDPDTFTPGELLKIALGACTGLSSDAALARRLGDDVQVTIRVGGMSHPTEDRYPALAEVLEVDLSGLDDAARDRLLTVVHRAVEQHCTVGRTLEHGATTTLTVTGER, encoded by the coding sequence ATGACGACCGACCAGGACGCACGCGACCTCGCCGGGGACCCGGCACCGGCCGGGTCCGGCACGGCACCGGGCGACCCGTCCGACGTGCCCGCGGTGAGCGGCGCGCAGGACCCGCTCGCCAACGCGGACGACACGGCGCTGTGGCTGGAGCGCACCGGCACGCGGCAGTACGTGGGGCGCAGCTCCCGCGGCGGGGAGGTGCGCATCGGGTCGCTGGGCGACCCCGACACCTTCACGCCCGGCGAGCTGCTGAAGATCGCGCTGGGTGCGTGCACGGGCCTGTCCTCGGACGCGGCGCTGGCGCGGCGTCTGGGCGACGACGTGCAGGTGACCATCCGCGTCGGCGGCATGTCACACCCCACCGAGGACCGCTACCCCGCGCTGGCGGAGGTGCTCGAGGTCGACCTGTCCGGGCTCGACGACGCCGCCCGTGACCGGTTGCTGACCGTGGTGCACCGCGCGGTCGAGCAGCACTGCACGGTCGGGCGCACGCTCGAGCACGGCGCCACCACCACCCTCACCGTCACCGGGGAGCGCTGA
- a CDS encoding DivIVA domain-containing protein: MLTADDVQQARLPLTKLTEGYDKDEVDDLLAKVVATLRAVESGTAIDDPVTADGVLQARFQATKFREGYAQDAVDDLLDRVMTTLRERPAVPVPPPASAAQVAGAPDGAVPGLLAPRRSWWQRVLGG, translated from the coding sequence ATGCTCACCGCCGACGACGTCCAGCAGGCCCGCCTGCCCCTCACCAAGCTCACCGAGGGGTACGACAAGGACGAGGTCGACGACCTGCTCGCCAAGGTCGTCGCGACGCTGCGCGCGGTGGAGAGCGGGACCGCGATCGACGACCCCGTCACCGCGGACGGGGTGCTGCAGGCGAGGTTCCAGGCCACGAAGTTCCGCGAGGGCTACGCGCAGGACGCGGTCGACGACCTGCTCGACCGGGTCATGACGACGCTCCGGGAGCGCCCCGCCGTCCCCGTCCCCCCGCCGGCGTCCGCCGCGCAGGTGGCCGGCGCACCCGACGGCGCCGTGCCCGGTCTGCTGGCACCGCGGCGCTCCTGGTGGCAGCGCGTCCTCGGCGGCTGA
- a CDS encoding transferase, with amino-acid sequence MKRYEELETEDGKVVRYQRHENGGGLVARGAKVDPTAYVADSAWIDPGAVVEAGASVGRYVWVEPGAVVQERARLGSHVHVGREALVGRGCRLGVRVDVGARARLDAGLVVEPEAKVAEGAHVERSGFPPHVLAA; translated from the coding sequence ATGAAGAGATACGAGGAACTCGAGACCGAGGACGGCAAGGTCGTCCGCTACCAGCGACACGAGAACGGCGGCGGCCTCGTCGCCAGGGGCGCGAAGGTCGACCCGACCGCCTACGTGGCCGACTCCGCGTGGATCGACCCCGGTGCCGTGGTCGAGGCCGGTGCGTCCGTGGGCAGGTACGTCTGGGTCGAGCCCGGAGCCGTCGTGCAGGAGCGCGCGCGGCTCGGGTCGCACGTGCACGTCGGCCGTGAGGCGCTCGTCGGGCGCGGCTGTCGGCTCGGGGTGCGCGTCGACGTCGGGGCACGGGCCCGGCTGGACGCCGGCCTCGTCGTCGAGCCCGAGGCGAAGGTCGCCGAGGGGGCGCACGTCGAGCGCAGCGGCTTCCCGCCGCACGTCCTGGCCGCCTGA
- a CDS encoding aldo/keto reductase, with the protein MQTRVLGRTGREVGVVGLGCWQLGGDWGVVADDTALSVLEAAVDAGVTFLDTADVYGDGRSERAIGQFLASRPDVAERVTVATKMGRRADPHEPAAYTYENFCRWTDRSRQNLRTDTLDLVQLHCPPTPVFRTEAVYDALDRIVEDGRAAAYGVSVETVDEALAAIERPHVASVQIILNVFRRKPLEQVLPAAVEAGIGIIARVPLASGLLTGRYDESTQFAADDHRTYNRNGEAFDVGETFAGVPYEVGVAAAREVAAITPSGMTTAQLALKWITQQPGVSVVIPGARTPGQAQANAATDAFPDLDDSTMAALERVYDDSVRPHVHDRW; encoded by the coding sequence ATGCAGACGCGAGTGCTCGGACGGACGGGTCGTGAGGTCGGGGTCGTGGGGCTGGGCTGCTGGCAGCTCGGCGGGGACTGGGGCGTCGTCGCCGACGACACGGCCCTGAGCGTCCTGGAGGCGGCCGTGGACGCGGGCGTGACGTTCCTCGACACCGCCGACGTGTACGGCGACGGCCGCTCGGAGCGGGCCATCGGCCAGTTCCTCGCGTCGCGGCCGGACGTGGCCGAGCGCGTCACCGTCGCGACCAAGATGGGCCGGCGCGCCGACCCGCACGAGCCTGCCGCGTACACGTACGAGAACTTCTGCCGCTGGACGGACCGCAGCCGCCAGAACCTGCGCACCGACACCCTCGACCTGGTGCAGCTGCACTGCCCGCCCACGCCGGTGTTCCGCACCGAGGCCGTGTACGACGCGCTCGACCGGATCGTCGAGGACGGCCGCGCCGCCGCCTACGGCGTCTCGGTGGAGACGGTCGACGAGGCGCTCGCGGCCATCGAGCGGCCCCACGTCGCGAGCGTGCAGATCATCCTCAACGTCTTCCGTCGCAAGCCGCTGGAGCAGGTGCTGCCCGCGGCCGTCGAGGCGGGCATCGGCATCATCGCCCGCGTCCCGCTGGCGTCCGGCCTGCTGACGGGCCGGTACGACGAGAGCACGCAGTTCGCGGCCGACGACCACCGCACGTACAACCGCAACGGCGAGGCGTTCGACGTCGGCGAGACGTTCGCGGGCGTCCCCTACGAGGTGGGTGTCGCCGCCGCGCGCGAGGTCGCCGCGATCACGCCGTCCGGCATGACGACGGCCCAGCTGGCGCTCAAGTGGATCACGCAGCAGCCCGGCGTCTCCGTCGTCATCCCCGGCGCGCGCACGCCCGGGCAGGCGCAGGCCAACGCCGCCACCGACGCGTTCCCGGACCTGGACGACAGCACGATGGCAGCCCTGGAGCGGGTCTACGACGACAGCGTCCGCCCCCACGTCCACGACCGCTGGTAG
- the rocD gene encoding ornithine--oxo-acid transaminase yields the protein MTARPVGTSALAPNYHPLPVTLTTGEGAWVTDTGGRRYLDLLAGYSALSFGHRHPALVAAAHAQLDRLTLTSRAFDHELLEPFAQALVGLVGPLLTGRSHLVLPMNTGAEAVETAIKASRKWGYEVRGVPADRATVVVADGNFHGRTTTIVSFSSDPDARRGFGPFTPGFVSVPYGDARALAAAVDETTVAVLLEPVQGEQGVVVPPVDYLPAVRRVCDEAGVLLVADEIQSGLGRAGATLACERFDVRPDLVTLGKALGGGIVPVSAVVGRSDVLEVLTAGTHGSTFGGNPLACAVALAVVDLLTPGTLQARARTLGEHVGDRLAGLMDDGLLTGVRTIGLWAGIDIAPSVPGAPASGRELCERLLARGVLAKDTHGGTIRLAPPLTVDPADLDAALDHLETALTTP from the coding sequence GTGACCGCGCGGCCCGTCGGGACGTCCGCGCTCGCGCCGAACTACCACCCGCTGCCGGTCACGCTGACGACGGGCGAGGGGGCGTGGGTCACGGACACCGGCGGGCGGCGGTACCTCGACCTGCTGGCGGGGTACTCGGCCCTCAGCTTCGGGCACCGGCACCCGGCGCTGGTGGCCGCGGCGCACGCGCAGCTCGACCGGCTGACGCTCACGTCACGGGCTTTCGACCACGAGCTGCTCGAGCCGTTCGCCCAGGCGCTCGTCGGGCTGGTCGGGCCGCTGCTGACCGGCCGCTCGCACCTGGTGCTGCCCATGAACACCGGCGCCGAGGCGGTCGAGACCGCGATCAAGGCGTCCCGCAAGTGGGGGTACGAGGTGCGCGGCGTGCCCGCGGACCGCGCGACGGTCGTCGTCGCCGACGGCAACTTCCACGGGCGGACGACCACGATCGTGTCGTTCTCCTCCGACCCGGACGCGCGTCGCGGGTTCGGGCCGTTCACGCCCGGGTTCGTCAGCGTGCCGTACGGCGACGCGCGGGCGCTGGCCGCGGCGGTCGACGAGACGACGGTCGCGGTGCTGCTCGAGCCGGTGCAGGGCGAGCAGGGCGTCGTCGTGCCGCCGGTGGACTACCTGCCGGCGGTGCGCCGGGTGTGCGACGAGGCCGGTGTCCTGCTCGTCGCCGACGAGATCCAGTCCGGGCTGGGGCGGGCGGGTGCGACGCTCGCGTGCGAGCGGTTCGACGTGCGGCCCGACCTGGTGACGCTCGGCAAGGCGCTCGGCGGCGGGATCGTGCCCGTCTCCGCGGTCGTGGGCCGGTCCGACGTGCTCGAGGTGCTGACCGCCGGGACGCACGGGTCGACGTTCGGCGGCAACCCGCTGGCCTGCGCGGTGGCGCTGGCCGTCGTGGACCTGCTGACGCCCGGCACGCTGCAGGCGCGCGCCCGCACCCTCGGTGAGCACGTGGGCGACCGGCTCGCCGGCCTCATGGACGACGGGCTGCTCACCGGAGTCCGGACGATCGGGCTGTGGGCGGGCATCGACATCGCCCCGTCCGTGCCGGGCGCCCCTGCCAGCGGACGCGAGCTGTGCGAACGCCTGCTGGCTCGCGGCGTGCTGGCCAAGGACACGCACGGCGGCACCATCCGGCTCGCCCCGCCGCTGACGGTCGACCCGGCGGACCTCGACGCGGCGCTCGACCACCTGGAGACGGCGCTCACCACGCCGTGA